From the Gammaproteobacteria bacterium genome, one window contains:
- a CDS encoding hybrid sensor histidine kinase/response regulator has product MTQLHKASILIVDDKPLNIDLLRDYLNSDQYKISAVTSGEQAIKVLAKVNIDLILMDVMMPVLDGFQTCKAIKGNLKTKHIPVIFVTAKIAPEDVSYGFDVGAADYIHKPVHRDVLLARVENQLSRIKKELLEQQLKEANKLAELGSMVASITHEVATPMANTLLAIGVIGQETTKIEQLFTQQKMSKSDFTNYLSMIEQSVTLCHRNATRATDLMESFKQVAVDQCSKRLLSFNLTHYIADILLTIAPKLSQHKIDITVNIDANISLTSYPGALSQVIINIINNALVHAFPNQQTGVINLSAQADENIITITIADNGQGMSQQQQQQAFEKYYTTKANDGGSGLGLSICQELVESDLQGKISLSSEVNIGTTITLELNQQISQPAKPDPD; this is encoded by the coding sequence ATGACTCAATTACATAAAGCTTCCATTCTTATTGTCGACGACAAACCGCTCAACATTGATTTATTGCGCGATTATTTAAATTCGGATCAATATAAAATTTCAGCAGTAACCAGCGGCGAACAAGCGATAAAGGTACTTGCTAAGGTAAATATCGATCTAATTTTAATGGACGTCATGATGCCTGTTTTAGACGGCTTTCAAACCTGCAAAGCGATTAAAGGCAACCTTAAAACTAAACATATTCCAGTTATTTTCGTTACCGCAAAAATAGCGCCTGAAGATGTCAGTTATGGCTTTGATGTCGGCGCTGCTGATTACATTCATAAACCAGTTCATCGTGACGTTTTACTTGCTCGTGTTGAAAACCAATTATCTCGGATCAAGAAAGAACTGCTCGAGCAACAGCTAAAAGAAGCCAACAAATTAGCTGAGCTTGGCAGCATGGTTGCTTCGATAACACATGAGGTAGCCACTCCAATGGCTAATACACTGCTGGCTATTGGCGTGATCGGGCAAGAAACAACCAAGATAGAGCAGCTATTTACACAGCAAAAAATGAGTAAAAGTGACTTTACTAACTACTTAAGCATGATTGAGCAATCGGTAACGTTATGCCATCGTAATGCCACCCGAGCCACAGATTTGATGGAAAGTTTCAAGCAAGTGGCAGTGGACCAATGCAGCAAAAGGTTATTGTCTTTTAATTTAACCCACTATATTGCCGATATATTACTAACGATTGCTCCCAAATTATCACAACACAAAATTGATATTACGGTTAATATTGACGCTAATATTTCGCTGACCAGCTACCCAGGGGCTTTGTCACAGGTCATCATAAATATTATCAACAATGCGCTAGTGCATGCATTTCCTAATCAACAAACAGGTGTCATTAACCTTTCTGCGCAAGCTGATGAAAACATCATTACAATCACTATTGCCGATAATGGCCAAGGCATGAGCCAGCAACAACAGCAACAGGCCTTTGAGAAATATTACACCACCAAAGCAAACGATGGCGGTTCCGGTCTTGGTCTGTCGATCTGCCAAGAGTTAGTTGAGTCTGACTTGCAAGGAAAAATAAGCTTAAGCAGTGAAGTAAACATAGGCACCACAATTACGCTTGAACTTAATCAACAGATCTCCCAGCCGGCTAAACCAGATCCTGATTAG
- a CDS encoding response regulator produces MKLLIIEDDLPFAATLTRRLSKQGFSCTAVHRACEVLHLCHQLKPSYILLDMKLATDNGLLLIKPMRAALPNATIVLLTGFASITTAVEAMRLGADDYLAKPVDTKMLLKALMVNYSPENTPENTAVITPETEAELTLELNVMSPDRVEWEHINQVLRSNDGNVSETARQLGMHRRTLQRKLQKKPVAK; encoded by the coding sequence ATGAAATTACTCATTATTGAAGATGACTTGCCATTTGCCGCGACCTTAACTCGGCGTTTAAGCAAGCAAGGTTTTAGTTGCACGGCGGTACATCGAGCATGCGAGGTTTTGCATTTATGCCATCAGTTAAAACCCAGTTATATTTTGCTAGATATGAAATTAGCGACAGATAATGGCTTATTGCTTATAAAACCAATGAGAGCTGCTTTGCCAAATGCCACAATAGTGCTGTTAACTGGTTTTGCCAGCATAACTACGGCTGTTGAGGCAATGCGCCTGGGTGCTGATGATTATTTGGCGAAACCGGTTGATACCAAAATGTTGCTTAAAGCGTTAATGGTCAACTATTCACCCGAAAATACACCAGAAAACACAGCTGTAATTACGCCAGAAACTGAGGCCGAACTGACGCTTGAACTGAATGTTATGTCACCGGATCGGGTTGAGTGGGAGCACATTAATCAGGTGCTTCGTAGTAATGATGGTAATGTTTCAGAAACGGCTCGGCAACTGGGCATGCATCGGCGTACCTTACAGCGAAAACTGCAGAAAAAGCCAGTCGCTAAATAG
- a CDS encoding HAMP domain-containing histidine kinase, whose product MTAIERLFLLRSIAIATQLAAVFAVYFVMSLQISLYPLLLVIAVETVFHLLSMLVYRDRKATHAGIMVQLLADVLFLTLLMSQSGGATNAFVSLLLMPIVIAAVSLPARLLGLISLTAVLAYSALLLQMPSSSMHQMDMSNHYIGMWINFLLSVIVVTFVVGTMAWMITKRERALALGREQQLRNEQLLALGVASAQVTHQLATPLANLQLLFDELIEDYPKSEAVQAMRQPLLQCADQLGYFRGLASSIRTNQPELITASELLAQFQQAVQLNFPQLQFDTDSDTDIAALNSQIEPSINDELSAEIWIEGDAMLLPALLNLIQNSVKASEQGPQQQVMLSTTCQDNSLVLSLRDFGSGIKQPDSLGAKLMQSDTGLGMAVLLSNSTFERLGGSLTLSNHPQQGAIACVRLPIIENHR is encoded by the coding sequence ATGACGGCCATTGAACGGTTATTTTTATTACGCAGCATTGCCATAGCGACTCAATTAGCTGCCGTATTTGCCGTGTATTTTGTGATGTCGTTGCAGATAAGTCTTTATCCGCTGTTACTGGTCATTGCTGTTGAAACCGTGTTTCATTTACTGAGTATGCTGGTGTATCGAGATCGTAAAGCGACTCACGCTGGCATTATGGTGCAATTATTAGCCGATGTGCTGTTTTTGACTTTGTTGATGTCGCAAAGTGGCGGGGCTACCAACGCGTTTGTATCGCTATTGCTAATGCCTATTGTGATTGCTGCCGTGAGCTTGCCTGCGCGATTACTGGGTTTAATCTCGCTGACAGCGGTATTAGCTTATAGCGCACTGTTATTGCAAATGCCGTCATCGAGCATGCACCAAATGGACATGAGTAACCATTATATCGGCATGTGGATTAATTTTTTATTGTCGGTGATTGTGGTGACTTTTGTGGTCGGCACAATGGCTTGGATGATTACTAAACGAGAGCGTGCCTTAGCGTTAGGGCGCGAGCAGCAGCTGCGTAACGAACAATTACTTGCGCTTGGTGTCGCTTCGGCCCAAGTGACTCATCAATTAGCGACGCCACTGGCTAATTTACAGTTATTGTTTGATGAACTGATCGAAGATTACCCCAAATCAGAGGCGGTTCAGGCCATGCGTCAGCCGTTGCTGCAATGCGCAGATCAACTGGGTTATTTTCGTGGCTTGGCCAGCTCTATCCGCACCAACCAACCTGAGTTAATCACCGCTAGTGAATTATTAGCTCAGTTTCAGCAAGCGGTGCAATTAAACTTCCCTCAATTACAGTTCGACACTGATAGCGATACAGATATTGCAGCATTGAACAGCCAAATAGAGCCCAGTATTAACGATGAGCTTAGCGCCGAAATTTGGATTGAAGGTGATGCGATGTTATTACCAGCCTTGCTCAATTTAATTCAAAATTCGGTCAAAGCCAGCGAACAAGGTCCGCAGCAGCAGGTAATGTTAAGCACAACGTGCCAAGACAATTCGCTAGTGCTGAGCTTAAGAGATTTTGGCTCGGGCATTAAACAACCAGACAGCTTAGGGGCTAAACTAATGCAAAGTGATACGGGCTTAGGCATGGCCGTTTTGTTGTCAAATAGTACGTTTGAGCGCCTTGGCGGTAGCCTGACGTTATCGAATCACCCACAGCAGGGCGCAATAGCCTGTGTCCGTTTACCTATTATTGAAAACCACCGATGA